In a genomic window of Nitratireductor basaltis:
- a CDS encoding ABC transporter ATP-binding protein: MAELVLKDISKRYGTHEVIRSLSLSINDGEFVVLVGPSGCGKSTLLRMIAGLEEISGGDLIIAGARANDISPQKRDTSMVFQSYALFPHMTVRENISFGPRVRGEPKEDTERRIGRAAEILNLKDYLDRKPGQLSGGQRQRVAMGRAIVRDPKVFLFDEPLSNLDAKLRIQMRTEIKALHQKLGTTIVYVTHDQIEAMTMADRIVVMNGGNIEQVGTPLELYDRPTNKFVAGFIGSPAMSFLDAQTEGAFAVLEDGSRLPISATGQNRYVTVGIRPECYQRDAAGPLSLLVEVVEPTGPEIHIFGKIAGADVRVVLRDRDLPRPGEKLRLSVPVEHVHLFDRESGVRLQAG, encoded by the coding sequence ATGGCTGAACTCGTACTCAAAGACATTTCCAAGCGCTACGGCACGCATGAGGTGATCAGAAGCCTCTCGCTTTCGATCAACGATGGCGAGTTTGTCGTGCTCGTGGGTCCCTCGGGCTGTGGCAAGTCCACGCTTCTGCGCATGATCGCAGGACTGGAGGAGATTTCCGGCGGCGATCTCATCATCGCCGGCGCGCGCGCAAACGACATTTCGCCCCAGAAGCGCGACACCTCGATGGTGTTTCAGTCCTATGCCCTGTTCCCGCATATGACGGTGCGGGAGAATATCAGCTTCGGCCCACGCGTTCGCGGCGAACCCAAGGAGGACACGGAGCGACGCATCGGGCGCGCTGCCGAAATCCTCAATCTGAAGGACTATCTCGATCGCAAGCCGGGTCAGCTTTCCGGCGGTCAGCGCCAGCGCGTGGCGATGGGGCGTGCCATTGTACGGGATCCGAAGGTGTTCCTGTTCGACGAACCCCTTTCCAATCTGGACGCCAAGCTTCGCATCCAGATGCGCACCGAGATCAAGGCGCTGCACCAGAAGCTCGGCACCACGATCGTCTATGTGACGCATGACCAGATCGAGGCCATGACCATGGCTGACCGGATCGTCGTCATGAATGGCGGCAATATCGAGCAGGTGGGTACGCCGCTTGAACTCTATGACCGGCCGACGAACAAGTTTGTAGCCGGATTCATCGGGTCTCCGGCAATGAGCTTTCTCGATGCGCAGACCGAAGGCGCCTTCGCGGTTCTGGAAGATGGCTCTCGCCTGCCAATCTCTGCCACCGGTCAGAATCGGTACGTGACGGTTGGCATCCGGCCGGAATGCTATCAGCGCGATGCTGCAGGGCCGCTATCGCTGTTAGTCGAGGTGGTCGAGCCGACAGGCCCCGAGATCCACATTTTCGGCAAGATCGCTGGCGCGGATGTGCGCGTGGTGCTGCGCGATCGCGATCTTCCGCGTCCGGGCGAAAAGCTGCGCCTTTCGGTGCCTGTCGAACATGTTCATCTGTTCGACAGGGAAAGCGGCGTGCGGCTGCAGGCGGGATAG
- a CDS encoding carbohydrate ABC transporter permease, whose amino-acid sequence MNKKLKKSLLYWLFLSPLIVLILFPFAVMFITAIKPSNEVLAPTWWPQEPAWRNFIDMWAVTNFGNALWNSVYVSVLSTMLALAVSIPAAYAMSRFRFKGQGFFRQFLLVSQMLSPIVLVIGLFRLVVWLGLLDNVNSIVFVYGAFNVAFTVWMLQSYFSTIPKDLEEAAWIEGASPAKALVMVFLPLALPAMTVTAIFSFINAWNEFVIALTMLRRQESYTLPIQIFSLVAGRYTVEWHHVMAATFVATIPVAIVFAWLQRYLVRGLAIGAVK is encoded by the coding sequence ATGAACAAGAAGCTGAAGAAGTCGCTGCTCTACTGGCTTTTCCTGTCGCCGCTGATCGTTCTGATCCTGTTTCCCTTTGCGGTCATGTTCATCACCGCGATCAAGCCCTCGAACGAGGTTCTGGCTCCCACCTGGTGGCCACAGGAACCCGCCTGGCGCAACTTCATCGACATGTGGGCGGTGACCAATTTCGGCAATGCGCTGTGGAACTCGGTCTATGTCTCGGTCCTGTCGACCATGCTGGCGCTCGCGGTCTCCATTCCGGCCGCCTATGCGATGAGCCGCTTCCGCTTCAAGGGCCAGGGCTTCTTCCGCCAGTTCCTCCTGGTCTCGCAGATGCTCTCACCCATCGTCCTGGTCATCGGCCTGTTCCGCCTCGTTGTCTGGCTCGGCCTTCTGGACAATGTGAATTCGATCGTCTTCGTCTACGGCGCCTTCAATGTCGCCTTCACCGTGTGGATGCTGCAAAGCTACTTCTCCACCATCCCGAAGGATCTCGAGGAAGCCGCCTGGATTGAAGGGGCAAGTCCCGCCAAGGCGCTGGTGATGGTCTTCCTGCCGCTCGCCCTTCCGGCAATGACGGTGACGGCCATCTTCTCCTTCATCAATGCGTGGAACGAGTTCGTGATCGCACTCACCATGCTGCGCCGACAGGAGAGCTACACGCTGCCGATCCAGATCTTCTCGCTGGTCGCCGGCCGGTACACGGTCGAGTGGCACCATGTGATGGCAGCCACCTTCGTCGCCACCATACCCGTCGCAATCGTCTTCGCCTGGCTGCAGCGCTATCTCGTGCGTGGCCTTGCGATCGGTGCAGTCAAATAG
- a CDS encoding carbohydrate ABC transporter permease: MIRSPLTNPYVLILPGFLLAAFIILWPLYQLGMISLNEVNRFGQLRGFNDAENYIAVFTDPDFLGALWRTAIWTGGIVIGTLLVSVPVAIILNDEFYGRSIARVIIMLPWAVSLTMTAIVWRWALNGESGMLNSGLQNLGLIDQNIQWLARASTAFPVQIMIGILVTIPFTTTIFLGGLSSIPDDLYEAARLEGASRWQTFREITLPLMKPFLNISIVLNMIYVFNSFPIIWATTQGGPANSTDILVTYLYKLGFRFGKLGEASALSVMMFALLLAFTILYVSLAMRRDSK, from the coding sequence ATGATCCGCTCGCCTCTGACAAATCCATATGTGCTGATCCTGCCAGGCTTCTTGCTGGCGGCCTTCATCATCCTATGGCCGCTCTACCAGCTCGGGATGATCTCGCTGAACGAAGTGAACCGCTTCGGCCAGTTGCGCGGCTTCAATGACGCGGAGAACTATATTGCCGTCTTCACCGATCCGGATTTCCTCGGCGCATTGTGGCGCACGGCCATCTGGACCGGCGGCATCGTGATCGGAACGCTGCTGGTGTCGGTCCCCGTCGCGATCATCCTCAATGACGAATTCTATGGCCGCTCCATCGCTCGCGTCATCATCATGCTGCCCTGGGCGGTATCGCTGACGATGACCGCCATTGTCTGGCGCTGGGCGCTGAATGGCGAAAGCGGCATGCTCAATTCCGGTCTCCAGAATCTTGGTCTGATCGACCAGAACATACAGTGGCTGGCACGCGCCTCGACCGCCTTCCCGGTTCAGATCATGATCGGCATTCTGGTGACGATCCCGTTCACCACCACGATCTTTCTCGGTGGCCTCTCCTCGATCCCCGATGATCTCTATGAGGCGGCACGGCTGGAAGGTGCATCACGCTGGCAGACATTCCGCGAGATCACCCTGCCCCTGATGAAGCCCTTCCTGAACATCTCGATCGTCCTCAACATGATCTATGTGTTCAACTCCTTCCCGATCATCTGGGCGACCACGCAAGGCGGACCGGCGAACTCCACCGACATTCTCGTGACCTATCTCTACAAGCTCGGCTTCCGCTTCGGAAAACTCGGTGAGGCATCGGCACTGTCGGTGATGATGTTCGCGCTGCTGCTCGCCTTCACCATCCTCTATGTCTCGCTGGCAATGCGGAGGGACAGCAAATGA
- a CDS encoding ABC transporter substrate-binding protein has protein sequence MRKFGLTTALAGAAFLSLAGMAAAETVRVTVAEYSSKTGPYFEEAAKAFEEANPDADIQIEVVPWDVLLQKLTTDISGGANADLSIIGTRWLIDFVEQGIAAPLDDYMSDEFKERFFPVFLEPSVMDGKTYGLPIAASARAMYYNKDLFEQAGVTEVPDTWEELAAAAEKISALGDDIAGFGLQGKEIETDVYFYYAFWAHGGELVEEDGTSGLDSEAAYKAAETYKSLIESGATQPGVTSYNREDVQNLFKQGKVGMMITAPFLSNQIKEEAPDLEYGVAAIPAGPDGDRGTYGVTDSIIMFENSENKDLAWKFLDMLFTTEWRAKFTEGEGFLPVNPEVAKQPAFADNADLKAFTGLLPDARFAPVIPGWEEIAAKTSDAIQTIYLGDADPKATLDAAAEDINGILGN, from the coding sequence ATGAGAAAGTTCGGATTGACCACTGCACTGGCAGGAGCCGCATTCCTGTCGCTTGCAGGCATGGCAGCTGCAGAGACAGTGCGGGTAACCGTCGCGGAGTACAGCTCCAAGACCGGACCCTATTTCGAAGAGGCCGCCAAGGCATTCGAGGAAGCCAACCCTGACGCCGACATCCAGATTGAGGTCGTGCCTTGGGATGTCCTGCTCCAGAAGCTGACTACCGACATCTCCGGTGGCGCCAATGCCGACCTGTCGATCATCGGCACGCGCTGGCTGATCGATTTCGTCGAACAGGGCATCGCAGCACCGCTCGACGACTATATGTCCGATGAATTCAAGGAGCGCTTCTTCCCCGTGTTCCTTGAGCCATCCGTGATGGACGGAAAGACCTACGGCCTGCCCATCGCAGCCTCTGCACGTGCGATGTATTACAACAAGGACCTGTTCGAGCAGGCAGGCGTGACGGAAGTTCCCGACACATGGGAAGAACTTGCTGCAGCGGCTGAAAAGATCAGCGCCCTTGGCGATGACATTGCCGGATTTGGCCTGCAGGGCAAGGAAATCGAGACCGACGTCTATTTCTACTATGCCTTCTGGGCCCATGGTGGCGAACTGGTGGAAGAAGACGGCACGTCCGGCCTCGACAGCGAGGCGGCCTACAAGGCGGCCGAGACCTACAAGTCTCTGATCGAGTCCGGCGCAACGCAGCCAGGCGTCACATCCTACAATCGCGAGGACGTGCAGAACCTGTTCAAGCAGGGCAAGGTCGGCATGATGATTACCGCGCCTTTCCTTTCCAACCAGATCAAGGAAGAGGCCCCCGATCTCGAATATGGCGTCGCTGCGATCCCTGCAGGACCTGACGGTGACCGTGGCACCTATGGTGTGACCGACTCGATCATCATGTTCGAGAACTCCGAGAACAAGGATCTCGCCTGGAAATTCCTCGACATGCTCTTCACCACCGAATGGCGTGCGAAATTCACCGAAGGTGAGGGTTTCCTGCCGGTCAACCCGGAAGTGGCCAAGCAGCCGGCCTTCGCGGACAATGCGGATCTGAAGGCTTTCACCGGGCTTCTGCCGGATGCGCGTTTCGCACCTGTCATTCCGGGCTGGGAAGAAATCGCTGCGAAAACGTCCGACGCGATCCAGACGATCTATCTGGGTGACGCCGATCCCAAAGCGACGCTTGACGCGGCCGCTGAGGATATCAATGGCATCCTTGGCAACTGA
- a CDS encoding SDR family NAD(P)-dependent oxidoreductase, which yields MLDLNGQRIVVTGAAGGIGGAMIDVLAGFGAEVIACDLKADDVAGPNVCEAHGFDLLDDDAVEAAAKAICSNGAPRAVISNAGWTRAETLEDVTPDALSHEINLNLRSAARLSQAFLPAMRNLEGGATFVFISSVNALSHYGNPAYAAAKAGLNAWMRAVATEEGRHGIRANAITPGSVRTMAWDHRIERDPTILEKVKRLYPLGRMVMPEEVARAAAFLASPLASGITGTVLPVDGGISAGNLPFLEQIAG from the coding sequence ATGTTGGATCTGAATGGACAGCGAATCGTCGTGACAGGCGCTGCCGGTGGCATCGGCGGAGCCATGATCGACGTTCTGGCCGGGTTCGGCGCCGAGGTCATCGCTTGCGACCTGAAGGCCGACGATGTCGCTGGCCCGAATGTGTGCGAGGCCCACGGCTTCGATCTGCTTGACGATGATGCCGTTGAAGCCGCGGCCAAGGCCATCTGCAGCAATGGTGCGCCGCGCGCCGTGATCTCCAATGCCGGCTGGACGCGTGCCGAGACGCTCGAGGACGTGACTCCCGACGCCCTCAGCCACGAGATCAACCTCAATCTTCGTAGCGCGGCGCGGCTGTCGCAGGCATTCCTGCCGGCCATGCGCAATCTTGAAGGCGGGGCGACCTTTGTCTTCATCTCCTCGGTCAACGCTCTTTCGCACTACGGTAATCCGGCCTATGCCGCGGCCAAGGCGGGTCTCAACGCCTGGATGCGCGCGGTTGCCACCGAAGAGGGCCGTCACGGCATTCGCGCCAATGCGATAACGCCGGGTTCGGTTCGCACAATGGCGTGGGATCATCGCATCGAGCGCGACCCGACGATCCTGGAAAAGGTGAAGCGTCTTTATCCGCTGGGACGGATGGTCATGCCGGAAGAGGTGGCGCGCGCCGCCGCATTCCTGGCGTCGCCGCTTGCCAGCGGCATCACCGGAACGGTGCTTCCCGTCGATGGCGGGATTTCGGCAGGAAATCTTCCCTTCCTTGAACAGATAGCCGGATGA